In one Pseudomonas fitomaticsae genomic region, the following are encoded:
- a CDS encoding DUF4174 domain-containing protein: protein MLIRSLTLTLLLAIAGPLFAADGDSPLDVDKGINRPVIVIASSTVDSYWVSLKKALDDPANKQGIADRKIKVYTILSMSGQVDGKSLEQQQTMALLRSLKLGAGAYPKVFLVGKDGETKLTASGDEAATVDLKKIFDTIDALPAAEKETTSTVVTAPAAAEPAPAKGAKGTKPAKPTKPAKPPEMPDD from the coding sequence ATGCTCATCAGGTCACTGACCCTGACACTCTTGCTGGCGATTGCCGGCCCCCTGTTCGCCGCCGACGGCGATTCCCCTCTGGACGTCGACAAGGGCATCAACCGCCCGGTGATCGTGATCGCTTCCAGTACGGTCGATTCTTATTGGGTCAGCCTGAAAAAAGCGCTGGACGACCCGGCCAACAAACAAGGCATCGCCGACCGCAAGATCAAGGTTTACACCATCCTGAGCATGAGCGGTCAGGTCGATGGCAAAAGCCTCGAGCAGCAGCAAACCATGGCGCTGCTGCGCTCGCTGAAGCTGGGCGCCGGGGCGTATCCGAAGGTCTTTCTGGTGGGCAAGGATGGCGAGACCAAACTGACGGCTTCGGGGGATGAAGCTGCGACGGTCGACCTGAAGAAGATCTTCGACACCATTGATGCGCTGCCTGCCGCCGAGAAAGAAACTACTTCCACTGTGGTCACGGCCCCGGCTGCTGCAGAACCGGCGCCGGCCAAAGGCGCGAAAGGGACAAAGCCAGCGAAGCCGACCAAACCGGCCAAGCCGCCGGAAATGCCGGATGATTGA
- a CDS encoding sulfite exporter TauE/SafE family protein, whose amino-acid sequence MELANFGLVIAGLVVGFIVGMTGVGGGSLMTPILLWFGINPATAVGTDLLYAAITKSSGVLVHRKNKNIDWAITGWLTLGSVPAVAMTLWFLSTLHTAPDAMNAIIKQALGFVLFATALAILFKKRLLEFAHKRAGGNYNPSGARLNVMTVITGLILGTMVALTSIGAGALGTVALFILYPLLPTRRLVGTEIAHAVPLTLVAGLGHASMGNMDWGVLGFLLVGSLPGIWLGSHLTGRVSDELLRPCLATMLVLIGYKLAF is encoded by the coding sequence ATGGAATTGGCAAATTTCGGCCTGGTGATTGCCGGGCTGGTCGTGGGGTTCATCGTTGGCATGACCGGTGTCGGCGGCGGTTCGTTGATGACGCCGATCCTGCTGTGGTTCGGTATCAATCCAGCCACAGCGGTGGGCACGGATCTGCTGTACGCGGCTATCACCAAATCCAGCGGCGTGCTGGTCCACAGGAAGAACAAGAACATCGACTGGGCCATCACCGGCTGGCTGACCCTGGGCAGTGTGCCGGCGGTGGCGATGACCTTGTGGTTCCTCAGCACCCTGCACACCGCGCCGGACGCGATGAACGCCATCATCAAGCAAGCGCTGGGCTTCGTGCTGTTCGCCACGGCGCTGGCGATTCTGTTCAAGAAGCGCCTGCTGGAGTTCGCCCACAAACGTGCCGGCGGCAACTACAACCCCAGCGGTGCGCGCCTCAACGTCATGACCGTGATCACCGGTCTGATCCTCGGCACCATGGTCGCCCTGACCTCCATCGGCGCCGGCGCTCTCGGCACCGTCGCACTGTTCATCCTCTATCCGCTGCTGCCGACCCGCCGCCTGGTCGGCACCGAAATCGCCCACGCCGTACCGCTGACCCTGGTCGCCGGCCTCGGCCACGCAAGCATGGGCAACATGGACTGGGGCGTGCTGGGCTTTCTGCTGGTCGGCTCGTTGCCGGGCATCTGGCTCGGCAGCCACCTGACCGGCCGCGTCTCCGATGAACTGCTGCGCCCGTGCCTGGCGACGATGCTGGTGTTGATCGGTTACAAGCTGGCGTTCTGA
- the ampC gene encoding class C beta-lactamase: protein MPSINLNKLKSFSAFGLFFGAATCLAAPQTDDQLQALVKATVTPVMQQQDIAGLAVAVTVDGKAHYFNYGVADKSTGQAVSENTLFEIGSVSKTFTATLAAYAQASGKLEFSDKASQHWPELKGSAFDHISLLQLGTYSAGGLPLQFPEAADSADKMLGYYQQWKPTYPAGSHRLYSNPSIGLFGYLAAKSLGQPFNQVMTETLLPKLELKHTFLSVPASEQKLYAQGYDKNNKPVRVSPGALDSEAYGVKTSAADLLQYVQANLDTARLETPLQKAIALTHTGYYTVGDMTQGLGWERYVYPISLDRLLDGNSTPMAMEPHKVKWLNPPQPEPANVLLNKTGSTAGYGAYVAFVPSKKVGIVILANRNYPNGERVKIAHRILGELTR, encoded by the coding sequence ATGCCTTCGATCAACCTGAACAAACTCAAGTCCTTCAGCGCTTTCGGACTCTTCTTCGGCGCCGCCACTTGCCTGGCCGCCCCGCAAACCGACGATCAGTTGCAGGCGCTGGTCAAGGCCACCGTGACCCCGGTCATGCAGCAACAGGACATCGCCGGTCTGGCCGTGGCGGTGACCGTCGATGGCAAGGCGCATTACTTTAACTACGGTGTCGCCGACAAAAGCACCGGGCAAGCGGTGAGTGAAAACACCCTGTTCGAAATCGGCTCGGTGAGCAAAACCTTCACCGCGACCCTCGCCGCCTACGCCCAGGCCAGCGGCAAACTGGAGTTCTCCGACAAGGCCAGCCAGCACTGGCCCGAGCTGAAAGGCAGCGCCTTCGACCACATCAGCCTGCTGCAACTGGGCACCTACAGCGCCGGCGGCCTGCCGCTGCAATTCCCGGAGGCTGCGGATTCTGCCGACAAAATGCTCGGCTATTACCAACAGTGGAAACCGACGTATCCGGCCGGCAGCCATCGCCTGTATTCCAACCCGAGCATCGGCCTGTTCGGTTACCTGGCCGCAAAAAGCCTGGGCCAGCCATTCAATCAGGTCATGACCGAAACCCTGCTGCCGAAACTCGAGCTCAAGCACACCTTCCTGTCGGTACCGGCGTCTGAACAAAAGCTCTACGCCCAGGGCTATGACAAGAACAACAAACCCGTTCGAGTCAGCCCCGGCGCCCTCGACTCCGAAGCCTACGGCGTGAAAACCAGCGCCGCCGACCTGCTGCAATACGTCCAGGCCAACCTCGACACCGCCAGACTCGAAACGCCCCTGCAAAAAGCCATCGCCCTCACCCACACCGGCTACTACACCGTCGGCGACATGACCCAGGGCCTGGGCTGGGAACGCTACGTCTACCCGATCAGCCTCGACCGCCTGCTGGACGGCAACTCGACGCCAATGGCCATGGAACCGCACAAGGTCAAATGGCTCAACCCGCCACAGCCTGAACCGGCAAACGTGCTGCTGAACAAGACCGGTTCCACCGCTGGCTACGGCGCGTATGTCGCGTTCGTGCCATCGAAGAAAGTCGGGATCGTGATTCTGGCGAACCGTAATTACCCGAATGGAGAACGGGTGAAGATTGCGCACAGGATTCTGGGGGAGTTGACCCGGTAA
- a CDS encoding LysR family transcriptional regulator: MIRPQLPLNALRAFEASARHLSFTRAAVELCVTQAAVSHQVKSLEAQLGVILFKRLPRGLMLTGEGETLLPVLTTSFDHIAQMLERLAGGQYREMLTVGAVGTFAVGWLLPRLADFQAKHPLIDLRLSTNNNRVDVAAEGLDYAIRFGAGAWHGIEATRLLEAPLSVLCVPEIARQLHAPGDLLQQRLLRSYRTDEWPEWFHAAGLATHAAPPQSIVFDSSLAMMEAALQGGGVALAPPLMFARQLAADLIRQPFAIEITTGSYWLTRLQSRPETSAMAAFRHWLLEAAQV, encoded by the coding sequence ATGATTCGACCTCAATTGCCGTTGAATGCATTACGCGCTTTTGAAGCTTCCGCGCGCCACCTGAGTTTCACCCGTGCCGCAGTGGAGTTGTGCGTAACCCAGGCTGCCGTCAGCCATCAGGTGAAAAGCCTGGAAGCGCAACTCGGCGTGATCCTGTTCAAACGCCTGCCCCGTGGGCTGATGCTGACCGGCGAGGGCGAAACCCTGCTGCCGGTGCTGACCACGTCGTTCGATCATATCGCGCAGATGCTCGAGCGTCTGGCGGGCGGGCAATATCGGGAAATGCTCACGGTCGGCGCGGTGGGCACCTTCGCCGTGGGATGGTTGTTGCCGAGGCTGGCGGACTTTCAGGCGAAACATCCGCTCATAGATTTGCGACTGTCGACCAACAACAATCGGGTGGACGTCGCCGCCGAAGGGTTGGATTACGCGATCCGGTTTGGCGCCGGGGCGTGGCACGGCATCGAGGCGACCCGTTTGCTGGAGGCGCCGTTGTCGGTGCTCTGCGTGCCGGAAATCGCCCGGCAACTGCACGCGCCGGGGGATCTTTTGCAGCAGCGTTTGCTGCGTTCCTATCGCACCGATGAGTGGCCGGAGTGGTTTCACGCGGCCGGTCTGGCGACCCATGCCGCGCCGCCCCAGAGCATTGTGTTCGACTCGTCGCTGGCGATGATGGAGGCGGCGTTGCAGGGCGGTGGGGTGGCGTTGGCGCCGCCGTTGATGTTTGCCCGGCAACTGGCGGCGGACCTGATCCGCCAACCCTTTGCCATCGAAATCACCACCGGCAGCTATTGGCTGACGCGCTTGCAGTCACGGCCGGAGACGTCGGCGATGGCGGCGTTCAGACACTGGCTGCTGGAGGCTGCGCAGGTCTAG
- the gudD gene encoding glucarate dehydratase, with amino-acid sequence MTAHDIAKAPIITEMQIIPVAGHDGMLLNLSGVHGPFFTRNIVILKDNAGHTGVGEVPGGERIRQTLEDARNLVVGSPIGTYQKILNQVRQTFADRDAGGRGLQTFDLRITIHAVTGLEAALLDLLGQHLDVPVAALLGEGQQRDEVKMLGYLFYVGDRRETDLAYRSEPDADNDWFRVRHEKAMTADAVVRLAEAAHARYGFKDFKLKGGVLSGDAEIEAVTALAERFPDARITLDPNGAWSLKEAIRLCRDQHHVLAYAEDPCGAENGYSGREVMAEFRRATGLKTATNMIATDWREMGHAIQLQSVDIPLADPHFWTMQGSVRVAQMCHEWGLTWGSHSNNHFDISLAMFTHVAAAAPGDITAIDTHWIWQDGQRLTKAPLQIVDGCVQVPKKPGLGVELDMDQVAKAHELYKGMGLGARDDSVAMQFLIPGWTFDNKKPCLVR; translated from the coding sequence ATGACCGCACACGACATCGCCAAAGCCCCGATCATCACCGAGATGCAAATCATCCCGGTGGCCGGCCACGACGGCATGCTGCTCAACCTGAGCGGCGTCCACGGGCCGTTTTTCACCCGCAACATCGTCATCCTCAAGGACAACGCCGGCCACACCGGCGTCGGTGAAGTGCCCGGCGGCGAACGCATCCGCCAGACGCTGGAAGACGCCCGCAATCTGGTGGTCGGCAGCCCGATCGGCACGTATCAGAAGATACTCAACCAGGTACGCCAGACCTTCGCCGACCGCGACGCCGGCGGTCGCGGCCTGCAGACGTTCGACCTGCGCATCACCATTCACGCGGTCACCGGGCTGGAAGCCGCCCTGCTCGACCTGCTCGGCCAGCACCTCGACGTGCCGGTGGCCGCGTTGCTCGGCGAAGGTCAGCAGCGCGATGAAGTGAAGATGCTCGGTTATCTGTTCTACGTGGGCGATCGCCGGGAAACCGACCTCGCCTACCGCAGTGAACCGGATGCCGACAACGACTGGTTCCGCGTGCGTCACGAAAAAGCCATGACCGCCGACGCCGTGGTGCGTCTGGCCGAGGCTGCCCACGCGCGCTATGGCTTCAAGGACTTCAAGCTCAAGGGCGGCGTGCTCAGCGGCGATGCCGAAATCGAAGCGGTGACCGCACTGGCCGAACGCTTCCCCGATGCCCGTATCACCCTCGATCCGAACGGCGCGTGGTCGCTGAAAGAAGCGATCCGTTTGTGCCGCGACCAGCATCATGTGCTGGCCTACGCCGAAGACCCGTGCGGTGCGGAAAACGGCTATTCGGGCCGTGAAGTGATGGCAGAATTCCGCCGCGCCACCGGGCTGAAAACCGCCACCAACATGATCGCCACCGACTGGCGCGAAATGGGTCACGCGATTCAATTGCAGTCGGTGGACATCCCGCTGGCCGACCCGCATTTCTGGACCATGCAGGGTTCGGTGCGGGTAGCGCAGATGTGCCACGAATGGGGCCTGACCTGGGGCTCGCACTCCAACAACCACTTCGACATTTCCCTGGCGATGTTCACCCACGTCGCGGCCGCCGCGCCGGGCGACATCACCGCCATCGACACCCACTGGATCTGGCAGGACGGCCAGCGCCTGACCAAGGCACCGCTGCAAATCGTCGACGGCTGCGTGCAGGTACCGAAGAAGCCGGGGCTGGGTGTGGAACTGGACATGGATCAAGTGGCCAAGGCCCACGAACTCTATAAAGGCATGGGGCTCGGCGCGCGGGATGACAGCGTGGCGATGCAGTTTCTGATTCCGGGCTGGACGTTCGATAACAAGAAGCCGTGTCTGGTGCGCTAG